One window from the genome of Malus domestica chromosome 01, GDT2T_hap1 encodes:
- the LOC103441786 gene encoding probable serine/threonine-protein kinase At1g54610 translates to MGCVQAKTNSPSHDLQVLDKLKRDNGYVKGSIEGKPVTLKHSRKDVKAAAFNGEDKIADGGGGGLVVRETERAKNGGNVSRRMMLKKIGGDDDDIVDGWPKWLVENVPPDILVGFVPKTADSYDKLAKVGQGTYSNVYKARDRDTKKIVALKKVRFDTSEPESVKFMAREITMLQKLDHPNIIKLEGIATSRMQYSLYLVFDFMQSDLTRVISRPGQRLTEPQVKCYMQQLLAGLQHCHENGILHRDIKASNLLIDRNGMLKIADFGLANFFPPKKRPLTSRVVTLWYRAPELLLGSTDYGVGIDLWSAGCLLAEMFVGRPVMPGRTEVEQLHRIFKLCGSPGEDYWKKMKLPTSFRPPQHYKPSFEEFFRDFSTSSFDLLTTLLALDPASRGSAASALQSQFFSSSPSACDLSALPVMYKEEDARTHTKDRKKRTSKPKQLPQTNRGLVQRKVQEVRGEVESSNEFSQVEKKAEPNMYWQVMGSWHSQDMGSIHSEMGSLHSQGQDQETGNSACSSASSTTFKPSRRSNSIYDNLHASLSPIIRSHQKRFPTTEGHPNALKNINPDILKNINNFALLQASITDIINHTEDSALSQFRRSHSTLDFRNIDPDKM, encoded by the exons ATGGGTTGTGTTCAGGCGAAAACCAACTCCCCAAGTCATGACCTTCAAGTCCTTGACAAGTTGAAACGGGACAATGGCTATGTCAAGGGGAGCATTGAAGGAAAACCCGTTACCCTAAAACACTCAAGGAAGGACGTTAAGGCGGCGGCATTCAATGGTGAGGATAAGATTGCTGATGGTGGAGGAGGAGGTTTGGTTgttagagagacagagagagctAAGAATGGAGGGAACGTTTCGCGAAGGATGATGTTGAAGAAGATTGGaggagatgatgatgatattgtgGATGGCTGGCCGAAGTGGCTGGTTGAGAACGTGCCTCCAGATATCTTGGTTGGTTTTGTTCCAAAGACTGCCGACTCCTACGATAAACTTGCTAAG GTAGGGCAGGGAACCTACAGCAATGTGTACAAAGCTCGTGACAGGGACACCAAAAAGATTGTTGCTTTGAAAAAAGTCCGCTTTGACACATCAGAGCCAGAGAGTGTCAAGTTCATGGCAAGGGAGATAACGATGCTACAGAAGCTAGATCATCCCAATATCATCAAGCTTGAAGGGATAGCAACATCAAGAATGCAGTATAGTCTATATCTCGTATTTGATTTCATGCAGTCCGACTTGACCAGAGTAATCTCACGTCCTGGACAGAGGCTCACTGAACCCCAG GTCAAGTGCTATATGCAGCAGCTTCTTGCTGGTCTCCAGCACTGCCATGAAAACGGGATTTTACATCGAGACATTAAAGCTTCCAACTTGCTAATAGACAGAAATGGGATGCTGAAAATTGCAGATTTTGGGCTTGCAAATTTTTTCCCTCCAAAGAAACGTCCTCTTACAAGCCGAGTAGTGACACTCTGGTACAGAGCGCCAGAGCTCTTGTTAGGTTCTACGGATTATGGAGTTGGTATTGATCTTTGGAGTGCAGGATGCCTATTGGCAGAAATGTTTGTTGGGAGGCCAGTTATGCCTGGGAGAACCGAG GTTGAGCAACTTCATAGGATCTTCAAGCTTTGTGGTTCACCCGGAGAGGATTACTGGAAGAAAATGAAGTTACCAACAAGCTTCCGACCACCACAACATTACAAACCTAGTTTTGAAGAGTTCTTCAGGGACTTCTCAACATCATCATTTGATCTCTTAACAACACTTCTTGCTCTGGATCCGGCATCTCGTGGCAGTGCTGCTTCTGCACTCCAAAGTCAA TTTTTTAGTTCAAGTCCGTCGGCATGTGACCTTTCAGCTCTACCAGTAATGTATAAAGAGGAGGACGCACGAACTCACACCAAGGACCGGAAGAA GAGGACTTCCAAACCAAAGCAATTGCCTCAAACAAATCGCGGACTGGTTCAAAGAAAGGTTCAAGAGGTTAGAGGAGAAGTCGAATCTTCTAACGAG TTTTCGCAGGTGGAAAAGAAGGCAGAACCAAACATGTACTGGCAAGTAATGGGAAGTTGGCACAGCCAGGATATGGGAAGCATCCATAGCGAAATGGGAAGCTTGCATAGCCAAGGCCAAGACCAAGAGACAGGCAACAGTGCATGCAGCAGCGCTTCCTCCACTACTTTCAAACCAAGCAGAAGAAGCAACAGCATATATGACAACTTGCATGCATCTCTTTCGCCAATAATCCGTTCTCATCAAAAACGATTCCCAACCACCGAAGGTCATCCTAATGCTTTGAAGAACATCAATCCTGACATTCTTAAGAACATCAACAACTTCGCGCTCTTGCAGGCCTCTATAACAGATATCATCAACCATACAGAAGACAGTGCACTGTCTCAGTTCCGCAGATCTCATTCAACATTGGACTTCCGAAATATTGATCCGGACAAGATGTAA
- the LOC103441766 gene encoding uncharacterized protein isoform X1, with protein MPDSMSSNRRWTLNDGNISAGAVYAAFGSPAVFRLRYGWFSTEPKTAYQPSTSANDLRSEGEQRCRSPATENVIDELWKHTALATKDFKSNDASETINADTEKISTGAVDPRDNIQRRMGNHAQEPLLIDSVTNISVGGLLSEASLQAKFNSSKEKQIGKNEGFYPTEIKNDSKSFVSWDCPSMSIGGLLSEASLQGKLNGSDAQPVESNAGLPPTQGQRPSTHDSCLSIFDAKETCRAFPSQKFSSSGKDVLGFGGSRGCFNQNPVSKLFKFPDEAKANSVTELPQDQRGCQESDTALMICSQVNNEVIVACFEVCEIENS; from the exons ATGCCCGACAGTATGTCTAGTAACAGAAGATGGACACTGAATGATGGCAATATTAGTGCCGGAGCGGTCTATGCAGCTTTTGGAAGCCCTGCAGTTTTTCGCTTAAG GTATGGCTGGTTCTCTACTGAACCTAAAACTGCTTATCAACCTTCTACATCAGCTAATGACTTACGATCTGAAGGCGAGCAGAGATGTAGAAGCCCCGCAACAGAGAATGTTATTGATGAATTATGGAAACATACTGCTTTAGCAACAAAAGATTTCAAATCAAATGATGCAAGTGAAACAATAAATGCAGATACTGAGAAGATTTCTACTGGAGCTGTTGATCCCAGG GACAATATTCAGAGGAGGATGGGTAACCATGCTCAGGAACCACTTTTGATTGACAGTGTAACTAATATAAGCGTTGGAGGCCTACTTTCTGAAGCATCCTTACAGGCCAAGTTCAATAGcagtaaagaaaaacaaattgggaaaaatgaaggcttttATCCTactgaaataaaaaatgattcAAAGTCATTTGTGTCGTGGGATTGTCCATCTATGAGCATTGGTGGCCTCCTGTCTGAAGCATCCTTGCAGGGCAAGCTCAATGGATCTGATGCACAACCAGTTGAGAGCAATGCAGGCTTGCCACCAACTCAAGGTCAAAGGCCATCCACTCATGACTCATGCTTATCTATTTTTGACGCCAAAGAAACGTGCCGTGCATTTCCTTCTCAAAAGTTCTCTTCGTCGGGAAAAGATGTTCTGGGGTTTGGTGGAAGTCGTGGATGTTTCAACCAGAATCCTGTTTCTAAACTATTCAAGTTCCCTGATGAAGCCAAG GCTAACAGTGTTACTGAGCTTCCGCAAGACCAGCGTGGTTGTCAGGAATCAGATACAGCTCTCATGATTTGTTCGCAAGTGAACAACGAAGTGATTGTTGCTTGTTTTGAAGTTTGTGAAATTGAAAATAGCTGA
- the LOC139194507 gene encoding uncharacterized protein, translated as MSCTLAPYHIVSSYLAESFDGITFEHISRIHNTAADELAQITSGAQLLRGKLGREIPVLRQLYLALVNQQVLRRDNVIRTRVMSLPLLLDRQDLIEVYAVEAIPDGWRKPIIQYLDNPNGKHSRKTRVHATNYVTYQNELYRKGEDGLLLLCLGPQESAQAITEVHEGIHGPIQRVPAESLHSVTKPWPFKGWAMDVIGKITPYSGVAKHAWILVATDYFTKWVEAKSYVELTSKEACDFVEEHIVTRFGVPETIITDNGTIFTAERFKEYTTSLKIQLEQSTPYYPQANG; from the exons atgagttgtaccctggcaccTTACCACATAGTTTCCAGCTACTTGGCCGAATCCTTCGACGGTATTACATTTGAACATATTTCCCGGATTCATAATACCGCTGCggacgagttggctcaaatcaCCTCCGGGGCACAACTCCTGAGGGGCAAGCTTGGCCGAGAAATACCCGTGTTACGACAGCTATACCTGGCCTTGGTTAACCAGCAAGTCCTCCGACGCGACAATGTGATACGCACCAGAGTCATGTCCTTACCGTTGTTGTTAGACCGACAAGACCTTATAGAAGTTTACGCTGTCGAGGCAATACCGGATGGTTGGAGAAAACCCATTATACAGTATcttgacaatcccaatggcAAACACAGTCGCAAGACAAGAGTTCACGCCAcaaactatgtcacgtaccaaaacgagttataccgaAAGGGTGAGGATGGTTTAttactgctatgcctcggcccccaagagagtgctcAAGCAATCACAGAAGTCCACGAAGGG ATTCATGGTCCTATACAACGGGTCCCGGCCGAGTCATTACATTCAGTCACTAAACCATGGCCGTTTaaaggatgggccatggacgtaatcggcaaaatcacacCATATTCCGGGGTTGCCAAGCACGCATGGATACTGGtagcaaccgattacttcactaagtgggtcgaagcaaaatcgtATGTCGAGCTAACGTCTAAAGAAGCTTGCGACTTTGTGgaagaacacattgtgaccagatTCGGCGTACCAGAAACGATTATAACTGATAATGGCACAATCTTTACAGCTGAGAGGTTTAAAGAATATACGACAAGTTTGAAAATTCAGCTTGAACAGTCTACACCATATTATCCACAAGCAAATGGgtag
- the LOC103441766 gene encoding uncharacterized protein isoform X2, translating into MPDSMSSNRRWTLNDGNISAGAVYAAFGSPAVFRLRYGWFSTEPKTAYQPSTSANDLRSEGEQRCRSPATENVIDELWKHTALATKDFKSNDASETINADTEKISTGAVDPRDNIQRRMGNHAQEPLLIDSVTNISVGGLLSEASLQAKFNSSKEKQIGKNEGFYPTEIKNDSKSFVSWDCPSMSIGGLLSEASLQGKLNGSDAQPVESNAGLPPTQGQRPSTHDSCLSIFDAKETCRAFPSQKFSSSGKDVLGFGGSRGCFNQNPVSKLFKFPDEAKVC; encoded by the exons ATGCCCGACAGTATGTCTAGTAACAGAAGATGGACACTGAATGATGGCAATATTAGTGCCGGAGCGGTCTATGCAGCTTTTGGAAGCCCTGCAGTTTTTCGCTTAAG GTATGGCTGGTTCTCTACTGAACCTAAAACTGCTTATCAACCTTCTACATCAGCTAATGACTTACGATCTGAAGGCGAGCAGAGATGTAGAAGCCCCGCAACAGAGAATGTTATTGATGAATTATGGAAACATACTGCTTTAGCAACAAAAGATTTCAAATCAAATGATGCAAGTGAAACAATAAATGCAGATACTGAGAAGATTTCTACTGGAGCTGTTGATCCCAGG GACAATATTCAGAGGAGGATGGGTAACCATGCTCAGGAACCACTTTTGATTGACAGTGTAACTAATATAAGCGTTGGAGGCCTACTTTCTGAAGCATCCTTACAGGCCAAGTTCAATAGcagtaaagaaaaacaaattgggaaaaatgaaggcttttATCCTactgaaataaaaaatgattcAAAGTCATTTGTGTCGTGGGATTGTCCATCTATGAGCATTGGTGGCCTCCTGTCTGAAGCATCCTTGCAGGGCAAGCTCAATGGATCTGATGCACAACCAGTTGAGAGCAATGCAGGCTTGCCACCAACTCAAGGTCAAAGGCCATCCACTCATGACTCATGCTTATCTATTTTTGACGCCAAAGAAACGTGCCGTGCATTTCCTTCTCAAAAGTTCTCTTCGTCGGGAAAAGATGTTCTGGGGTTTGGTGGAAGTCGTGGATGTTTCAACCAGAATCCTGTTTCTAAACTATTCAAGTTCCCTGATGAAGCCAAGGTTTGCTGA